One Cardiocondyla obscurior isolate alpha-2009 linkage group LG02, Cobs3.1, whole genome shotgun sequence genomic window, GACACGCGCCATGCATtcacacacatatacacacgTTAAACGTGAAGTCAAAATATGGAACAGACTTCAGGAAGCGTTGCATTGTGTATCCTCTCTCAGTCCATGTGGTTGgatatatacttattttaaatacaagaagaaataatgtataaaaaaaaaaaaaacagtggatatattaaaataggaTTATAGGCTTCAATTTAAAGAAgattaagaagaaaaagtaacaCAAACATCTTAATTTTagtcagaaattaaaaaatagttattataaacacggaaaaaaaatagctggAGATGAAAAAAGACTATGAAAAGTTATGAacacttaaaaataataccaaATGTATTAAGAAGAGAGATAACAAGATTTTTACAAAGATAATATAGATTTGATTTACAATTTCAAGTTATAAGATGTAATATCATTCATCTACTATGGTTTTTCTTGGATGAATCTCAAAGCAACTTGCAGGGAGAAAGGAGAACCGATAACGATGACGACAAATATGATTTCGACGACGACGTAAGCAACACTTCTAGTTGCTTCGTCAGTGAGAAGCGGGTAGTCGCGAAGCGTGCACGTGTACGCGCTTATCATTCGAACGAAAAAGAtttgagatataaaaattaaagtagttaattatttgcaatattaattaataattggcAATGGTCAttctgtttaattattttattgatctctgcttaatatcttttaccaaatattgatgaaaaaaaaatttcttttcttaaaacatAGCTTACTGTCGTTCCGGCAGGTTTTACACGTTCGTCCACggttttgtatattttttgtagCATCAGACTTAAAAGATCTTCGAGGAGGTCCCTCCGCCTTTCGCCGAAAACTTCGAAGTGATAGAAATTGTGCAGATGGTGTCTCTTTTTAAGTTAcagtgtgtgtatgtatgtatgtgtgtcacgtgaaacaaaatttgtatttaacaaaaaaaaaaaaaaaaacttttgagCATAAATAATTGACGTCCGTTTTTGTTACGTAGGTGGAGTGTATGCTTGGTGCATCTCGGATTGATAATCTACGGTGAACGTGCTTCGATAAGGGATAACGAATACAAAACGAATTTGCGAGGGAGGCAGAAGTAgacggtggaaaaaaaaaggatcgtCAGGCGAAATAAAAGTACCGATAATGCAACTGCGTTGATAAGAAGCGAACCGTTGAACTTTACCGGGAAGCGTGAGGATACGTAGTTGTTATTCTGATAATAACTCATTATTGTTATTAGTAGCATTAACCCTGAAAATCTCTCAGTTGAAgtgaaatttaaatcacaatcggataaaaatataaaaacgattCATAATCGTTATTATATCACTTCAGGACGGAAAATCAAGTTTTCTTTGTGGAAGAAACTTAACTCTTCGAGTAGCAGCGTGAGTCTCTGCAAAAGCCGTTACGCACTTGTGTTTATTCATGAAAGAATAATAATCTGACTGCGGTGTAACACgttaaagaagatgaagacCAGAGAGAAGCGATCGGTGAAATCTGCGACGACGTGGGGAACagcggcgagaaagagagtgatTTAATACGGGGAAACTGATGACGCTTCCTCGAGACTATATTTTAGGAACTCCGTCCCTTAAGAATGTcgatcttcttcttcttactCGTCAGTCTCAAGTCATTCGCGTCGCCCGCGTCTGCATGACACTTGACACGCCAATTGCCCATCCGCTGCTGTGCAATGATTCGCACTGCTCAGATCGTTCTTATCTCCGTATAACGAAGGAGGACATGCTGAAAAGCTACAGACTAGATTCTCTCATCTTTTAGTTTAGTGTAATACCAACAACGTAACACGTTTTTATAAAGCACTCTTCAATATTCTCATCTAAATGTGCTAATTTACATGACTACGAATCCACGAGTGTTTTGTGGAAAAGAGTGAAACATAAGAGAATTTATGTGTTTCAATATGAGGATGCGCTCATCTTAAAGGTGGGCGGTGTATCGAAGCCGGAGGTCGTTTCCTGAATCGCTACGTCCGACGTGATTAGATATTCCGTTGGTAACTTAATATGCTTTGCTTTAAAGAATCACTGGAACGAAATCCGTCGATTgaatttagattatttttctcgaatGCTGCTCACAAATGAGATAAATTCAAGATGacaaaaatggaaaattctTTATCTTATTACTACAATTTAAATCAAAGAAGAAAGATACGGAGGagaataacaaaaaagaaagagacagatAATTAACAAAGATTTTTTGCAGTGGCACTGCGAAATGCGATTATTACGTGGACACAATGCAATAAAGCTTCACGTGTAATTAAGCTTTCGACGAATAATCTGATCTCCATAACGAgcagtttaatttttcatttaatttgttcCTTCTTTttggatattttttattggtaaataatagaaaattgcTACAAGCGACTTTGAAGTCTGAGTTATCCATCGACATAATTTATTAGCCGAAAATCCTTTATATgtgcgatttattattaagacGATCGCGTTACCATTGGGTAACAGTAAAATTTTGTGTTCACTATTAGCATTAATACTGTGAAAGAAGCGTTTCTTTTGAAACAATCGCTCGATTACCACGATAATTTGGTGGATCACCGCGTTGTGTTCGTTCTACTTTTTGCTGCAAGCACTGCCATATAAGTACCCACTGCCCGGCGCGTATTACTTTATGTTACACGACATAATCCGAGTGACGGTGTCGTCTTCCGATATGTCGTTTGCCGTAGACTGCCTGAATTTCGCGCTTCTCTTCATCTGCACACGCGTGTTCCATCTCGCACTTGGTATCAGCGCTCAGTATTACAAGGTACATCAATCTCATCATCAGTAATCCCTAAAGTTATAACATATAATCACAAGGATGCTCAGAGATGTGTACTTTTTGGAGAATTTAAGATAttcagaaaatttataattatttgaataatgtgttttaaaaattaattttatttttacatgtgTTATATCAGGCTCAGTTGGATGCGCATTTAAAACTTCATGGAGAAAAGTGGGCGAGCGAGGATGTGCGAAAGTGTAAATTATGCAACAAACAGTTTGTCCAGCCTGCGCTCTACCGAATGCACATTCGCGAGCATTACAgggtaattttttaaaatatttattaaatagtttattaggtttattttctttctttgaaaATGGTTCTAACAGATTGCGTTTTATTCTCGAGAATCTTAtcatgttaattttttttatagttacaGACGAAGATAGTAAAGCAAACTAAAAGGGGAACGAAACATAAAACAATGTACAAATGTACGATATGCTTAAAGTCTTTCCAAAAACCGAGCCAACTGATGCGACATATTAGAGTGCATACCGGGGAAAAGCCTTTTAAggtaatttaatgaaaaacttgatgataatatttttaatattagttttttACATATACTTTTTTGTGTAGTGTACTACATGCAACAGGGCGTTTACGCAAAAAAGTTCGCTACAAATTCATACTTGGCAACACAAGGGCATTCGGCCACATACTTGCAGCCTCTGTAACGCCAAATTCAGTCAAAAAGgtttaacaaaatttgtaaataattaatacacaaaatttaaagagatatttaaacatatgttttctttttatttttttttttcacagaaaTTTACTctttcaattatataattagaaTAGAAATATTGTTTATAACGTACTTAGAATTATACGagttttaaattacttttattgtgtaattttttagGAAATCTAAAAGCGCATATACTCAGAGTACACAATGCATCAGAAGGTGAACCTACATACGCCTGCTCCTATTGTTCCTGTATCTTTAAGAAACTGGGCAGCTTAAATGGACACATAAAGCGAATGCATTCGGTTTTCTCGGAGGTAAATGTGATATTTGTTACGTAGAATGATTCGAAGTTAGAAACGTTGGGCTTGTTTAGGAATCTGTCGCCAAATCCTCAGAAGGTAATTCCAATATTTCGTCGGAAGCTGATATGCGTGCAACTGTCGACAGCGTTATATCGCAACTGGCATCTTTGGAATCCGTAGTAAGCAATACTGCAGATTCTACGAAGGCTACGGCATTAAGTGCAGAACAGAATGATATCTTGCAacaagcattaaaaaatagcgGTTTAAACAAAAACGAAGGTactttaaaaagtaattttatatatatatatatatataatatataaagataattgttttataacatttaaataaatctacaaacataattttttaaaatactattattttttaattatgtaaaataaatatttaatattttatttcttacagaAAGCACAGAACTAAAGAAAACGGATCTTCCAACGTCATATGTTACGTTATTGGACAGAACTGCTGGTGGTACTTCGAGGTAACATTCTttgtcttataaaaaatataaatttataaaaaagaaattaacaatttaataatactagaacaaaccatgtGCGCGCTAAgcgcgttatattttttaaaagatcttGATtcacgcgcgttattatattatataatataattacaatataatataatataattacattcggatattaattaattataataatttctttatgataTTTACAATTGAAATCGCCGGAACCTTCTGAAGAAAATGGCGAGTGCAGCAAGTTAGAAATGCTGAAGGCGGCATTTCAGGTCGAACGCTCCGTGCATTTCGCCCGCGACATAACATGTCCTTTCTTTTCTGAAGCACTATTacctgaaattaaattatatacttgtataatacatttattataggAAGTACCTTACTATAAAACAACGCTGTATAGGAAACGTACGGTGGTACGTATGTTCATACTGTCcgaaagaatttaaaaagccGTCAGATCTAATACGACATTTACGCGTACATACTCAAGAAAAGCCTTTcaaggtaattaaaattgtattctgttaaaaaatacaaatcacAACCGTGTATCTTacttaattcttattttttagtGTATGTATTGTGTGCGTTCCTTCGCATTAAAGTCGACAATGATAGCGCACGAGCGGACTCATACTGGAGTGAAAAAATACGCCTGCGATTCCTGTAGCAAGACTTTCGCATGTCATAGCAGCCTTACAGCACACGCAAAgcaagttttaattttgacaagactcttttttttctgtttcgatTTATCTGCAACAAGATTAATTGAagtgtttattaaaaaaccgtattttttacttttagatTACACACGAAACCACATAAGTGCAACATATGCGACAAATCATTTAGCGCGAGtaccattttaaaaaatcatatgAAAAGTCATACACGGCAGAAGCCTAAGATATCACCGGAAGCAGAAAACTTAATACCACAAGTGGTATTACAAGAACCGCTTGTCATCAGTGATGCCGGTAATAAAATCAGCGTGATGCAAGTGCAATCGAAACAGAAAGAATTATGTGAAAGTGTCGGCATGGCCAGGCCGCACGAGTGTTGTGTCTGTCACGCAGCGTTTAGAAAAGTTAGCCATTTGAAACAACATTTTCGTAGACACACAGGTGAACGTCCCTTTAAATGTCCCAAATGTGACAGGTTCGTGagttgatttttataatttaaaattaggttaataaaaaaatatctaacattagaaacgtatataaaaagttaaacttttttaattttacactgCATATCGATCAAAGTACTACTGTGTTTCTTGACTTTCAGGAGATTTACCTCAAATAGCGTTCTGAAATCTCACTTGCATACGCACGACGATGCAAGGCCGTACAGTTGTGCGATATGCGATACGAAATTCTCCACGCAAAGCAGCATGAAGAGGCACTTGGTCACGCATAGCAATAAAAGACCATACATGTGTCCGTACTGTAATAAGACATTTAAAACGAAAGTTAATTGTCGGAAGCATATAAAAAGACACAAGCACGAGCTGGCGCAACAGGTTGgtatatttaatgcaatgttattcaaaaaatttgaaaaagtattaatattttatactcaCGAACAGCAgttagaaaaacaaaagacgCAGAATCAGAAAGAGCCGCAGACTCCTTCGAGTGAAAATAAAGGAGCCACTTCAACGTTACCAGAGAGCATTAATCTCACTGAAGATATGGTTGTGTCGTTTCAACCACAAATGGCACCAGATTTTACGCAGGCTTTCTCTGACCAGTTTCAAAATATtagcgcggaaaaagaaaaatcttttttattatcggaCAACGTTACACCAATAGTGAATCGTATGTGttaaaatcatataaattatatgcaaaatttgaaataaaattatttcagcatatttaaattatcagaattaaaattgaattttatatttatataatttcagaaaatttatcTGTCGACGCAACTAATTTAGAAACTTCGCAAACTTTACATGCCGATGAAACTGGTACTGTTACGTTACCTCATTATTCTGGGGATCAAACTCTCACGCCGGTACGTAACTAagttttataagaaatttacgaatatattataaggagaaataaattaattatttgatataattttgtagGAAAGCATACGAGAAATTGAGGAGACTCTAAatcaacaattatttaatatcaacaTGAATCTCGGGCTGGGAGCAACTAATTTATCAAGGCAGATGGACGAGACGAATACAAATTCTCTCAATAATTCCAGAGAACAACCGGTGctgaatattatatatgagCATAACAAAAATCTGGAATCGTCAGGCAATACTATATTTATGTCACAATTCGATTCGTTTGATATGAATCATATTACATTGCAGGTAAATGCAtttctgtttaaaaataatgttctaaaacgtatgtatattactataaatatattgtcAATTTTTCAGACGGATAATGATATGGACATTGCACTAAATCCAAGTAATTCTACGAATATATCCAGTATTTTGCCTAAATCCGTGGCAAACCAACAAGAGGAACCAGTTATTCCATTTACAACCTCTAACAATATAAATGCTTCCCAAATTACGAGAAATACTCCTCTGGTTGTAATAAGTTCTCCTAAAGAGAATTGTTCAGAATTGGTAAAACTTTCGCAAGTGTGCCCGTCGAAATATTCAAAAGTTATTGCAAAAGCGGACACGACAAATGGATCAGAAATACAAGACGTGAATAATCATGAAAAAATAATCCAGAAAAGTAAAGCTGCGTTATGcgagaacgaaaaaaataatctgtttATGTAAGTTATTCtagtttatatataaatttattttactatcaAATAATTGAAAGATATACGATGTTTTTAGGAAAAATTTCCAAAGCGTAATACAACCAGATATGCTTGTTCCTTCTGATGTAGACAATTCGACAAAAATGTCGGAGTGTAACACTCTGCTACAATGCCACATGTGTGACGATCAAGGCTTTACAACAGAAAGATTAAAagtatgaaacattttttctaGATATTTAAGCGTCCATAATTGCGTCCATAATTGAAACGGGTTTTTTTAatcatgaaataaaattgttataattacgATAGGAACACTTGAAATCTCATCGTGGAGCCAAAGAATACGAGTGTTCAGAATGTTCCCAGCGATTTTATACAAACGGCGGTCTCACCAAACACATGAAGATGCACACGAATAAGCAGTaaatagtttaatttatataacgagataattatttaacaaaagtacatcataatttattttatacaggCGATGGAAATGCGCAGTTTGCCAGAAAACATTAAGCagtaaattgcaattaaaatttcatagcAAAATGCATGATATGATAGAGTCTTGGAATAGTTCATCTACAGAACCAGATAGCTCTCAAAAGGATCTCGCTTTTTCAAATTCTGAACTATCGAACCTAACAAGATTAGAAgttcaaattaattcaaaccCGAGTAGATCAGTTTCCGAAAAGGTTTTAATGGATGCAgtcgctgaaaaaaaaagtatggaTCACGTTGATGTAAGtacatacaaatttttatactggTAAACTTTGTAAAGTTTTAATCGGCTAATTGGCTTATTAGTGTAATATAAAccattatattgtaatttaattattcaggAAACTGcagtgaaaaaagaaatgaaagaatatactaataaatgtaaatattgtcCAAAAACGTTCCGTAAACCAAGTGACCTCATCAGACATATTCGCACGCATACGGGCGAACGACCGTACAAATGCGAGCACTGTAACAAGAGCTTTGCGGTCAAGTGCACTTTGGATTCGCATATGAAAGTTCATACGGGCAAAAAGACGTTCTGCTGTCACGTTTGCAGTAGTATGTTTGCTACGAAAGGCAGTTTAAAGGTTCACATGCGATTACATacaggtaaaaattaattaaataaaaaaaatatatttatacattagataattcttaaattatttcatgTATCTGTGTTACatgaaataatatgtataaaaatatttacttaaagaaaaattatgacTTATAacgatacattaaaaatttttcaggTTCGAAACCTTTCAAGTGTCCGGTGTGTGATCTCCGATTCCGCACTTCGGGTCACAAGAAAGTACACATGTTGAAGCATGCGAGGGAACATAAGGGTGGCACTAAACGCAAGCCGAAACATTCAAAAGTCGCTGCAGTAGCAGAAGCAGCGGCCAGTCTTGAAAAAATCGGTAATGGTTCTCTAGACAATGTGtcgacaacgacaacgatgaCGTCTCCTTCCATAATCAACGAAATTGCGCCATCCCAGAATCTGCATTATCCTAGACTGGAACAAACAGTGAATCTCGGTACCACGGTTCAATTGCCGAATCAAATCTCATTCAATCATGCCGACGCGACGACGGCAACTACGACAACGATTTTCAACAATAATTCCATGCTATCTATGAACGAAAATAACGAGTTAGTAGCGAATTTGCAGTTTCTGTTGGCAAATGGTCTTGTTACTATTCAAACGGACGATACTCTACTGACGCAGCCAGCAACAAATACCTCTGATACCACCGGCGGTGGAGTGCCAACGAACGTGATCGAGTTAGTCAATCCGGATCCTTTTCAAGAAGCTTGTAGCTTAGATAATGCTAATCATATGGTGATAACCAACCACGTGACGACGGACGCGACAACTGCGAACACGAACAGTGCGACGGTTATCGAGATGAACAATTGTATGTCTCCTGCGTCTGTCCAAATACAGACTCGAGATATTGGCGCCGATGTGTCTGAAGTGAAGATGGGCGATCAACTAACGGCGGCGACTCCGACGATGGTGACAGTGAAAGGTTCGGCACAGCCTTCAAGAAAAGAATGCGACATATGTGGTAAGACTTTTATGAAACCGTATCAGATGGAGCGACATAAACGCATTCATACGGGAGAACGGCCGTACAAATGCGAGCAGTGTGGCAAGTCGTTCGCGCAGAAATTTACGCTACATTTACACCAAAAACGTCACACTGGTGATCGGCCGTATTCTTGTCCGCACTGCAAGCATTTTTTCACGCAAAAGTGCAACTTGCAGACGCATCTGAAACGGGTCCACCAGCTAGTCATGCTCGATGTCAAGAAAGTAAAAAGCGACCAGCAAATGCTAGGAACGCTTCTACAGGACAATCAAGGTGGAGATGCTAAGTTAAACCTGGACGAAATATTGGTAGTAAATTTTcttaagtaaatattttttttaatgttacaagtctatttgagaaaattaaatatgattacattatattacacatttagaaattttgaatGCATgtgtaatataatgtaataaaaaaaatgtgccgTAAATGAATTTATCGATGATTAAAcatgcttttaaaattttttaatgatgaaCAGatgtgaaaagaaaattttcgaataattaatgaaagctGTGATGAGTTTTGCGTATCGCTAATGTTATAACAATATGCTccaaacatattttaataccgTTTATTAAGTTAACTATCGTTATATTTTGTACCACTATGCAATATGAAAATGTTGCatgagatttcttttttatttcagcatTGACACAActgacaattatttttttttatttaaaataaaacacacTGTTACACAACATTTGACTTAGACTCGTATATAAAACttcgtaacaaaaaaaaaaaaaaaaaaaaaaaaaacaaacgaaGAAACTCAATGCTGGAAGCCACAATCGATCTCGAGAACAGGACATCCATCAGGATGGTTTCTGTGAAACCAGCAGGGCTTCACTTTCTTTAAAGATGCATtagcgtttctttttttctttttgttaacgGTACCAGGTATTCTAAACTGCACTTTTCCCTGAGCGACGCAGAAGATATGACTGTGATTCTTCAATAAAGTTTGTAGTCCACCACATTCATTTCGTAACTGGTGCAGCATCGTGGGAGCGATCAGTTTCGCCACTTCACAGATGCTGATCTGTCCACCGGCATTCCACGTTTCACCGGGTCTCCGCTGTAATGGTATTCTGCGACCCGTGCGGAGGAGATGTGCTACAACCAAATTTACTATCTCAAGGATCAGCTTTTTATCTAACTGCGTACAGTTTCGCGTTCTTTCCGTCGAGTCTCTCGGTTTGAAACTCGCAGACCACAAATCGCTGTTCTGCGTTTcggtttttatattattatctacTCGCGATCGTGCATTTATGATTTTTTGAATGTTAATGTCCAGCGCCGCgatattttc contains:
- the LOC139113235 gene encoding zinc finger protein 236 isoform X2 → MLTEQNVIMELTDSSDTVPIGFITTDDGHTLLAIGEHEDGTLEFMATPVALMPQNNTVSSALIKTVDGSFILHPPVFQLHADGLSGTVMQQTNLPPLMQSFENGSAITEQLKVQDTNEYQVSESLLLSRDNSNVLSNKGQSTVDNHAKSISASVSMVQNICKRSPGRPKKTEVTSQNKQSLKCDICRQEFTKQTLYRRHMENHAEEKPHRCPKCSASFNIPTNFTLHMATHNIGDPKCPECGRKYARMASLKSHMLLHEKEENLFCTECEDAFSTKAQLDAHLKLHGEKWASEDVRKCKLCNKQFVQPALYRMHIREHYRLQTKIVKQTKRGTKHKTMYKCTICLKSFQKPSQLMRHIRVHTGEKPFKCTTCNRAFTQKSSLQIHTWQHKGIRPHTCSLCNAKFSQKGNLKAHILRVHNASEGEPTYACSYCSCIFKKLGSLNGHIKRMHSVFSEESVAKSSEGNSNISSEADMRATVDSVISQLASLESVVSNTADSTKATALSAEQNDILQQALKNSGLNKNEESTELKKTDLPTSYVTLLDRTAGGTSRKYLTIKQRCIGNVRWYVCSYCPKEFKKPSDLIRHLRVHTQEKPFKCMYCVRSFALKSTMIAHERTHTGVKKYACDSCSKTFACHSSLTAHAKLHTKPHKCNICDKSFSASTILKNHMKSHTRQKPKISPEAENLIPQVVLQEPLVISDAGNKISVMQVQSKQKELCESVGMARPHECCVCHAAFRKVSHLKQHFRRHTGERPFKCPKCDRRFTSNSVLKSHLHTHDDARPYSCAICDTKFSTQSSMKRHLVTHSNKRPYMCPYCNKTFKTKVNCRKHIKRHKHELAQQLEKQKTQNQKEPQTPSSENKGATSTLPESINLTEDMVVSFQPQMAPDFTQAFSDQFQNISAEKEKSFLLSDNVTPIVNQNLSVDATNLETSQTLHADETGTVTLPHYSGDQTLTPESIREIEETLNQQLFNINMNLGLGATNLSRQMDETNTNSLNNSREQPVLNIIYEHNKNLESSGNTIFMSQFDSFDMNHITLQTDNDMDIALNPSNSTNISSILPKSVANQQEEPVIPFTTSNNINASQITRNTPLVVISSPKENCSELVKLSQVCPSKYSKVIAKADTTNGSEIQDVNNHEKIIQKSKAALCENEKNNLFMKNFQSVIQPDMLVPSDVDNSTKMSECNTLLQCHMCDDQGFTTERLKEHLKSHRGAKEYECSECSQRFYTNGGLTKHMKMHTNKQRWKCAVCQKTLSSKLQLKFHSKMHDMIESWNSSSTEPDSSQKDLAFSNSELSNLTRLEVQINSNPSRSVSEKVLMDAVAEKKSMDHVDETAVKKEMKEYTNKCKYCPKTFRKPSDLIRHIRTHTGERPYKCEHCNKSFAVKCTLDSHMKVHTGKKTFCCHVCSSMFATKGSLKVHMRLHTGSKPFKCPVCDLRFRTSGHKKVHMLKHAREHKGGTKRKPKHSKVAAVAEAAASLEKIGNGSLDNVSTTTTMTSPSIINEIAPSQNLHYPRLEQTVNLGTTVQLPNQISFNHADATTATTTTIFNNNSMLSMNENNELVANLQFLLANGLVTIQTDDTLLTQPATNTSDTTGGGVPTNVIELVNPDPFQEACSLDNANHMVITNHVTTDATTANTNSATVIEMNNCMSPASVQIQTRDIGADVSEVKMGDQLTAATPTMVTVKGSAQPSRKECDICGKTFMKPYQMERHKRIHTGERPYKCEQCGKSFAQKFTLHLHQKRHTGDRPYSCPHCKHFFTQKCNLQTHLKRVHQLVMLDVKKVKSDQQMLGTLLQDNQGGDAKLNLDEILVVNFLK
- the LOC139113235 gene encoding zinc finger protein 236 isoform X3, which encodes MLTEQNVIMELTDSSDTVPIGFITTDDGHTLLAIGEHEDGTLEFMATPVALMPQNNTVSSALIKTVDGSFILHPPVFQLHADGLSGTVMQQTNLPPLMQSFENGSAITEQLKVQDTNEYQVSESLLLSRDNSNVLSNKGQSTVDNHAKSISASVSMVQNICKRSPGRPKKTENKQSLKCDICRQEFTKQTLYRRHMENHAEEKPHRCPKCSASFNIPTNFTLHMATHNIGDPKCPECGRKYARMASLKSHMLLHEKEENLFCTECEDAFSTKAQLDAHLKLHGEKWASEDVRKCKLCNKQFVQPALYRMHIREHYRLQTKIVKQTKRGTKHKTMYKCTICLKSFQKPSQLMRHIRVHTGEKPFKCTTCNRAFTQKSSLQIHTWQHKGIRPHTCSLCNAKFSQKGNLKAHILRVHNASEGEPTYACSYCSCIFKKLGSLNGHIKRMHSVFSEESVAKSSEGNSNISSEADMRATVDSVISQLASLESVVSNTADSTKATALSAEQNDILQQALKNSGLNKNEESTELKKTDLPTSYVTLLDRTAGGTSRKYLTIKQRCIGNVRWYVCSYCPKEFKKPSDLIRHLRVHTQEKPFKCMYCVRSFALKSTMIAHERTHTGVKKYACDSCSKTFACHSSLTAHAKLHTKPHKCNICDKSFSASTILKNHMKSHTRQKPKISPEAENLIPQVVLQEPLVISDAGNKISVMQVQSKQKELCESVGMARPHECCVCHAAFRKVSHLKQHFRRHTGERPFKCPKCDRRFTSNSVLKSHLHTHDDARPYSCAICDTKFSTQSSMKRHLVTHSNKRPYMCPYCNKTFKTKVNCRKHIKRHKHELAQQQLEKQKTQNQKEPQTPSSENKGATSTLPESINLTEDMVVSFQPQMAPDFTQAFSDQFQNISAEKEKSFLLSDNVTPIVNQNLSVDATNLETSQTLHADETGTVTLPHYSGDQTLTPESIREIEETLNQQLFNINMNLGLGATNLSRQMDETNTNSLNNSREQPVLNIIYEHNKNLESSGNTIFMSQFDSFDMNHITLQTDNDMDIALNPSNSTNISSILPKSVANQQEEPVIPFTTSNNINASQITRNTPLVVISSPKENCSELVKLSQVCPSKYSKVIAKADTTNGSEIQDVNNHEKIIQKSKAALCENEKNNLFMKNFQSVIQPDMLVPSDVDNSTKMSECNTLLQCHMCDDQGFTTERLKEHLKSHRGAKEYECSECSQRFYTNGGLTKHMKMHTNKQRWKCAVCQKTLSSKLQLKFHSKMHDMIESWNSSSTEPDSSQKDLAFSNSELSNLTRLEVQINSNPSRSVSEKVLMDAVAEKKSMDHVDETAVKKEMKEYTNKCKYCPKTFRKPSDLIRHIRTHTGERPYKCEHCNKSFAVKCTLDSHMKVHTGKKTFCCHVCSSMFATKGSLKVHMRLHTGSKPFKCPVCDLRFRTSGHKKVHMLKHAREHKGGTKRKPKHSKVAAVAEAAASLEKIGNGSLDNVSTTTTMTSPSIINEIAPSQNLHYPRLEQTVNLGTTVQLPNQISFNHADATTATTTTIFNNNSMLSMNENNELVANLQFLLANGLVTIQTDDTLLTQPATNTSDTTGGGVPTNVIELVNPDPFQEACSLDNANHMVITNHVTTDATTANTNSATVIEMNNCMSPASVQIQTRDIGADVSEVKMGDQLTAATPTMVTVKGSAQPSRKECDICGKTFMKPYQMERHKRIHTGERPYKCEQCGKSFAQKFTLHLHQKRHTGDRPYSCPHCKHFFTQKCNLQTHLKRVHQLVMLDVKKVKSDQQMLGTLLQDNQGGDAKLNLDEILVVNFLK